A genomic window from Sanguibacter antarcticus includes:
- a CDS encoding M23 family metallopeptidase yields the protein MTRLRSALGAVLALGLLGGLSILPASADDLDDRLAAAQSKQSANQAALDQTAADLSETDAQLAQAYIDLQTIEGQLPVAEATLLQANATLETAQREADALAVRLVDAEDEETTLTAEIETNTTAATDARNGVAEMARQAARGDMGLSGLEFMVGATSTDDFVSEYNMASTAMRTQSSSLDDLRQTEAVTKNSEVRLAAVKVAIADLKTQADAKVVEADAAAVAAADAKAEVERLIVEQAAKKKTIEDRKDAEQARADELADESALLTSDIQNIIGLQDTARAELAAEQERQRQAAADAAAAAAAANPGSSAPVAQPAPAPAAPSTGGKFLSYPTAVPVVTSSYGYRFHPVLLYTRLHAGTDFRAYCGTQVYAAAAGAVQWTKYRNGYGNQVLVNHGTVNGANLMTSYNHLTSFAVSPGQSVSKGQVVGYSGNTGVGTACHLHFEVYVNGATVNPMTML from the coding sequence ATGACTCGACTTCGCTCGGCACTCGGTGCTGTTCTCGCGCTCGGCCTCCTCGGGGGTCTGAGCATCCTGCCCGCGTCCGCTGACGACCTCGACGACCGGCTCGCGGCGGCCCAGAGCAAGCAGTCGGCGAACCAGGCGGCGCTCGACCAGACGGCCGCCGACCTCTCGGAGACCGACGCGCAGCTGGCTCAGGCGTACATCGACCTGCAGACGATCGAAGGGCAGCTGCCGGTCGCCGAGGCGACGCTGCTCCAGGCGAACGCCACGCTCGAGACTGCTCAGCGCGAGGCCGACGCGCTCGCCGTGCGGCTCGTCGACGCCGAGGACGAGGAGACGACGCTCACCGCGGAGATCGAGACGAACACCACCGCGGCGACGGACGCTCGCAACGGTGTCGCCGAGATGGCCCGCCAGGCAGCACGCGGAGACATGGGCCTCTCGGGCCTCGAGTTCATGGTCGGTGCGACGTCGACCGACGACTTCGTCAGCGAGTACAACATGGCGTCGACCGCCATGCGCACGCAGAGCTCTTCCCTCGACGACCTCCGTCAGACGGAGGCTGTCACGAAGAACAGCGAGGTCCGCCTCGCTGCCGTCAAGGTTGCGATCGCGGACCTCAAGACCCAGGCCGATGCGAAGGTCGTCGAAGCTGATGCCGCAGCGGTCGCCGCTGCAGACGCGAAGGCTGAGGTCGAGCGGCTCATCGTCGAGCAGGCGGCGAAGAAGAAGACGATCGAGGACCGCAAGGACGCCGAGCAGGCGCGTGCCGACGAGCTCGCCGACGAGAGCGCGCTCCTCACGTCGGACATCCAGAACATCATCGGTCTCCAGGATACTGCGCGCGCCGAGCTCGCCGCGGAGCAGGAACGCCAGCGACAAGCGGCTGCCGACGCGGCCGCAGCCGCAGCCGCCGCGAACCCGGGCAGCAGCGCGCCTGTGGCGCAACCCGCGCCGGCGCCTGCTGCACCCTCGACGGGGGGCAAGTTCTTGTCCTATCCGACGGCGGTCCCCGTCGTCACGTCGAGCTACGGCTACCGCTTCCATCCGGTCCTCCTCTACACACGGCTCCACGCGGGCACGGACTTCCGTGCGTACTGCGGCACGCAGGTCTACGCCGCCGCCGCGGGCGCCGTCCAGTGGACCAAGTACCGCAACGGGTACGGCAACCAGGTGCTCGTCAACCACGGCACCGTCAACGGGGCCAACCTCATGACGAGCTACAACCACCTCACGAGCTTCGCGGTCTCCCCAGGTCAGAGCGTGTCCAAGGGACAGGTCGTCGGGTACTCGGGCAACACCGGTGTCGGCACCGCGTGCCACCTCCACTTCGAGGTGTACGTCAACGGTGCGACCGTCAACCCGATGACCATGCTCTGA
- a CDS encoding type 1 glutamine amidotransferase domain-containing protein — MSKVLFVVTAADHWTLADGSKHPTGYWAEELAEPHRLFTEAGWDITLATPGGTAPTVDAGSLTPASTGGEDRAAEIAAYLESIAGLLAHPETLDGIDVTDYDVIIYPGGHGPMEDLAVDETSGRLLTQALDAGVPLGILCHAPAALLASRREDGSWPFAGYRMTGFTDAEERIGGLADKAKWLVQSRLVALGADFVEADPFTEHTVSDRTLYTGQNPASSAQLATVLIAAAAA, encoded by the coding sequence ATGAGCAAGGTTCTGTTCGTCGTCACTGCTGCGGACCACTGGACGCTCGCCGACGGGTCGAAGCACCCGACCGGCTACTGGGCCGAAGAGCTGGCCGAACCCCACCGCCTCTTCACCGAAGCGGGCTGGGACATCACCCTCGCGACACCCGGTGGCACGGCTCCCACCGTCGATGCTGGCAGCCTGACGCCCGCCAGCACCGGGGGAGAGGATCGTGCAGCCGAGATCGCGGCCTACCTCGAGTCCATCGCCGGGCTGCTCGCCCACCCCGAGACCCTGGACGGCATCGACGTCACCGACTACGACGTGATCATCTACCCGGGCGGGCACGGTCCCATGGAGGACCTCGCCGTCGACGAGACCTCAGGCAGGCTCCTCACGCAGGCGCTCGACGCCGGCGTCCCGCTCGGCATCCTGTGCCACGCCCCCGCAGCTCTCCTCGCGTCCCGGCGGGAGGACGGCAGCTGGCCGTTCGCCGGATACCGCATGACCGGCTTCACCGACGCGGAAGAGCGTATCGGCGGCCTCGCGGACAAGGCGAAGTGGCTCGTCCAGTCCCGGCTCGTCGCGCTCGGCGCCGACTTCGTCGAGGCGGACCCGTTCACCGAGCACACCGTGAGCGACCGCACGCTCTACACGGGCCAGAACCCTGCGTCGTCCGCGCAGCTCGCCACGGTGCTCATCGCGGCAGCTGCCGCATAG
- the smpB gene encoding SsrA-binding protein SmpB yields the protein MVPDGSKQHPKKLSGPVPVRKLIASNKKARHDYAIEDVFEAGMVLSGTEVKALRAGRASLVDGYCALDGGEVWLEGAHISEYAHGTWTNHAPRRKRKLLLHRHEIETLEQHTREKGYTIVPLQMYFLDGRAKVEIALARGKKEYDKRQTLREQQDNREAQRAMRAREIR from the coding sequence ATGGTGCCGGACGGCTCGAAGCAGCACCCCAAGAAGCTGTCGGGACCTGTTCCTGTGCGCAAGCTCATCGCGAGCAACAAGAAGGCGCGGCACGACTACGCCATCGAGGACGTCTTCGAGGCGGGCATGGTCCTGTCCGGGACCGAGGTCAAGGCGCTGCGCGCCGGGCGCGCCTCGCTCGTCGACGGCTACTGCGCTCTCGACGGTGGTGAGGTGTGGCTCGAGGGAGCGCACATCTCCGAGTACGCCCACGGAACCTGGACCAACCATGCGCCACGGCGCAAGCGCAAGCTCTTGCTCCACCGCCACGAGATCGAGACGCTCGAGCAGCACACGCGGGAGAAGGGCTACACGATCGTCCCGCTCCAGATGTACTTCCTCGACGGGCGGGCGAAGGTCGAGATCGCCCTCGCCCGAGGAAAGAAGGAGTACGACAAGCGCCAGACGCTGCGCGAGCAGCAGGACAACCGTGAGGCTCAGCGGGCGATGCGGGCCCGCGAGATCCGCTGA
- a CDS encoding TadE/TadG family type IV pilus assembly protein, which yields MTTHQSARSWALRGRGDEGSAVVDFVLVSVLVTAMFLGVIQVAIVLHVRSTLIDSAAEGARVAGRADRGLADGEARTVALAGAALGERYTHDVSATYEVAADVRTVRMSVSAPLPVIGFWGPAGVLTVDGHALVEELP from the coding sequence CTGACCACCCACCAGAGCGCTCGGTCGTGGGCCTTACGAGGACGAGGCGACGAGGGCTCAGCAGTCGTCGACTTCGTCCTCGTGTCCGTGCTCGTCACCGCGATGTTCCTCGGTGTCATCCAGGTCGCGATCGTCCTGCACGTGCGGTCGACCCTCATCGACAGCGCAGCCGAAGGCGCACGGGTCGCCGGGCGGGCCGACCGCGGCCTCGCTGACGGCGAAGCGCGCACCGTCGCGCTCGCTGGCGCGGCCCTCGGCGAGCGCTACACGCACGACGTGTCTGCGACGTACGAGGTCGCCGCCGACGTCCGCACCGTCCGCATGAGCGTCAGCGCACCGCTCCCGGTCATCGGATTCTGGGGGCCCGCAGGCGTCCTCACCGTCGACGGGCACGCACTCGTCGAGGAGCTCCCGTGA
- the prfB gene encoding peptide chain release factor 2, protein MATTDFATQISALRGTLATISAVTDPEALTIRIAELSDQASAPDLWDNTDAAQKVTTALSQAQADLNRITSMASRIDDLEVLVEMATEGDGADDEETVAEAENELAGIRKDLGELEVKTLLSGEYDAREAVVTIRSGAGGVDAADFAEMLMRMYLRWAERHGYPTSVLDTSYAEEAGLKSATFEIKAPYAFGNLSVEAGTHRLVRISPFDNQGRRQTSFAAVEVIPLIEQTDHIDIDENEIRVDVFRSSGPGGQSVNTTDSAVRLTHIPTGIVVSMQNEKSQIQNRAAAMRVLASRLLIERQAQEKAKKKELAGDVKASWGDQMRSYVLQPYQMVKDLRTEHEVGNTSAVFDGEIDDFIEAGIRWRRSKPTS, encoded by the coding sequence GTGGCTACCACCGACTTTGCAACCCAGATCAGCGCTCTGCGCGGCACCTTGGCGACCATCAGCGCCGTGACGGACCCGGAGGCGTTGACGATCCGGATCGCGGAGCTCTCCGACCAGGCGTCCGCGCCGGACCTGTGGGACAACACCGACGCCGCCCAGAAGGTGACGACGGCTCTCTCCCAGGCGCAGGCGGACCTCAACCGCATCACGAGCATGGCGTCGCGGATCGACGACCTCGAGGTGCTCGTCGAGATGGCGACCGAGGGCGACGGCGCTGACGACGAAGAGACTGTCGCCGAGGCCGAGAACGAGCTCGCAGGCATCCGCAAGGACCTCGGCGAGCTCGAGGTCAAGACTCTTCTCTCGGGGGAGTATGACGCCCGCGAGGCGGTCGTCACCATCCGCTCCGGCGCCGGTGGTGTCGACGCAGCGGACTTCGCGGAGATGCTCATGCGGATGTACCTGCGCTGGGCCGAGCGGCACGGTTACCCGACGTCGGTGCTCGACACGTCTTACGCCGAAGAGGCGGGGCTCAAGTCCGCCACCTTCGAGATCAAGGCGCCGTACGCGTTCGGCAACCTCTCGGTCGAGGCGGGCACCCACCGCCTCGTGCGCATCTCGCCGTTCGACAACCAGGGCCGCCGCCAGACGTCCTTCGCTGCCGTCGAGGTGATCCCGCTCATCGAGCAGACCGACCACATCGACATCGACGAGAACGAGATCCGCGTCGACGTCTTCCGCTCGTCCGGCCCTGGTGGACAGTCCGTCAACACGACCGACTCTGCCGTCCGCCTCACGCACATCCCGACCGGGATCGTCGTGTCGATGCAGAACGAGAAGTCGCAGATCCAGAACCGCGCCGCGGCCATGCGCGTCCTCGCCTCCCGCCTCCTCATCGAGCGTCAGGCGCAGGAGAAGGCGAAGAAGAAGGAGCTTGCCGGCGACGTCAAGGCGAGCTGGGGCGACCAGATGCGCTCCTACGTGCTCCAGCCGTACCAGATGGTCAAGGACCTGCGCACGGAGCACGAGGTCGGCAACACGAGTGCTGTCTTCGACGGCGAGATCGACGACTTCATCGAGGCTGGCATCCGCTGGCGCCGGTCGAAGCCCACGTCCTGA
- the ftsX gene encoding permease-like cell division protein FtsX: MRFQFILSEIGIGLRRNLSMTISVILVTFVSLTFVGAAVLTQMQIAKFKGEWYDKVEISVYLCPQGSTVPTCASGEATTEQIEAVEDLLASPDVASEIQSTTFESKADAWVTFSDQFADRWWFNSVSEDDMNASFRIKLTDPEEYEVINDVLSGRPGVEEVRDQRQIFEPIFLVLTRMTLLSAGLAGVMLLAAVLLITTTIRLSALSRKRETGIMRLVGASTFFIQLPFMLEGAIAATVGALLAVGGLWIGVKYLIEDWLGQSVQWIPYVTTSDVWIIAPVLIGVAFLLAAISSIVTLSRYTKV, from the coding sequence TTGCGTTTCCAGTTCATCCTCTCCGAGATCGGGATCGGTCTTCGACGAAACCTGTCGATGACGATCTCGGTCATCCTCGTGACCTTCGTGTCGCTGACCTTCGTCGGTGCCGCGGTCCTCACCCAGATGCAGATCGCCAAGTTCAAGGGGGAGTGGTATGACAAGGTCGAGATCAGCGTCTACCTCTGCCCCCAAGGGTCGACCGTGCCCACGTGCGCCTCGGGCGAGGCCACGACCGAGCAGATCGAGGCGGTCGAAGACCTCCTCGCGTCGCCTGACGTCGCCAGCGAGATCCAGTCGACCACCTTCGAGAGCAAGGCCGACGCCTGGGTGACGTTCTCCGACCAGTTCGCCGACCGCTGGTGGTTCAACAGCGTCTCCGAAGACGACATGAACGCCTCGTTCCGCATCAAGCTCACCGACCCGGAAGAGTACGAGGTCATCAACGACGTGCTCTCTGGGCGACCAGGAGTCGAGGAGGTCCGGGACCAGCGGCAGATCTTCGAGCCGATCTTCCTCGTCCTGACCCGCATGACCCTGCTCTCCGCCGGGCTGGCTGGAGTCATGCTCCTCGCGGCAGTCCTGCTCATCACGACGACCATCCGGTTGTCCGCACTGAGCCGAAAACGAGAGACCGGCATCATGCGGCTCGTGGGAGCCTCGACATTTTTCATCCAGCTCCCCTTCATGCTCGAGGGTGCTATCGCCGCTACGGTGGGGGCGCTCTTGGCCGTCGGCGGTCTGTGGATCGGTGTGAAGTACCTCATCGAGGACTGGCTGGGACAGTCCGTCCAGTGGATCCCCTACGTGACGACCTCGGACGTGTGGATCATCGCGCCCGTCCTCATCGGCGTCGCATTCCTGCTGGCGGCGATCTCCTCGATCGTCACCCTGAGCCGCTACACGAAGGTGTGA
- the ftsE gene encoding cell division ATP-binding protein FtsE, with product MIRFENVTKVYARGARPALDDVSLEVERGEFVFLVGASGSGKSTFLRLVLREERATSGNVFIAGRDLQNLSNWKVPSMRRQIGAVFQDFRLLPNKTVYENVAFALQVIGKPRHHIMTTVPETLEMVGLSGKEKRRPHELSGGEQQRVAIARAFVNRPSILLCDEPTGNLDPTTSLGIMRLLDRINRTGTTVVMATHDDEIVDQMRKRVIELSTGELVRDQSRGVYGSAR from the coding sequence GTGATCCGATTCGAGAACGTCACCAAGGTCTACGCGCGAGGCGCGAGGCCTGCCCTTGACGACGTCTCCCTAGAAGTTGAGCGCGGCGAGTTCGTGTTCCTCGTCGGGGCGTCCGGCTCCGGGAAGTCGACGTTCCTGCGCCTCGTCCTCCGTGAGGAGCGCGCGACGTCCGGGAACGTCTTCATCGCCGGCCGAGACCTCCAGAACCTGTCGAACTGGAAGGTTCCGAGCATGCGCCGCCAGATCGGCGCCGTGTTCCAGGACTTTCGCCTCCTGCCGAACAAGACCGTCTACGAGAACGTCGCGTTCGCTCTCCAGGTCATCGGCAAGCCACGCCACCACATCATGACGACCGTCCCCGAGACGCTCGAGATGGTCGGCCTCTCCGGCAAGGAGAAGCGCCGTCCCCACGAGCTCTCCGGAGGCGAGCAGCAGCGTGTCGCGATCGCACGAGCGTTCGTCAACCGCCCCTCGATCCTTCTGTGCGACGAGCCGACGGGAAACCTCGACCCGACGACGTCTCTCGGGATCATGCGGCTGCTCGATCGCATCAACCGCACCGGTACCACCGTCGTCATGGCGACTCACGACGACGAGATCGTCGACCAGATGCGCAAGCGCGTCATCGAACTGTCCACCGGTGAGCTGGTCCGCGACCAGTCCCGTGGCGTCTACGGCTCTGCCCGCTAA
- a CDS encoding threonine/serine ThrE exporter family protein, with the protein MGRWLDVGNLVRRLSGGTPQLQAGLRSRPEGLDSATVRGVLELGLRVGESMLALGASAVDVTQAIRTVIRAFGLYGTQIDLTFTSIIVSYDRGDDLPVTMMRIVRDRIPDYGRLQDVVELAQSVAATKVAPEDAPTVLEEAHTRLDEVVSAPQTYRRWVITVALSGMAGAVAVLLGGSLAVTVVAAATTAAIDRVVWALGRRGLPPFFLQVSGAGMAALVAVGLYLAVPHLPIEPTLLPPSLVVASGIVVLLAGLSLVGAAEDAISGFPVTAAARSFEVIVLTLGIVVGIIGVLDLARRLGVPLVLFEPPTATSHVVLRACAAGVVALGWAVASYARPRAAVVAAGIGALSWCVLTGMQELGAGQAVASAVAALMVGVLSEWASPRLKVQSIVTSVCGIVPLLPGLAIYRGLFDIVSNTSTGIIPGFSELFGAIMIGLAIAGGVTLGEFLGAPLRLGTKGGGRTRSGAMRGVTTRNLRQLRRRGASVGRQADR; encoded by the coding sequence ATGGGACGGTGGCTAGACGTCGGAAACCTTGTCCGACGTCTCAGCGGCGGCACCCCGCAGCTCCAGGCAGGCCTTCGGTCGCGGCCCGAGGGACTCGACTCGGCCACCGTGCGCGGCGTCCTCGAGCTCGGCCTGCGGGTCGGTGAGTCGATGCTCGCTCTCGGCGCGTCGGCGGTCGACGTCACCCAGGCGATCCGCACCGTGATCCGCGCGTTCGGGCTCTATGGCACCCAGATCGACCTCACCTTCACGTCGATCATCGTCTCGTACGACCGTGGTGACGACCTGCCCGTGACGATGATGCGCATCGTGCGTGACCGGATCCCGGACTACGGCCGGCTCCAGGACGTGGTCGAGCTGGCGCAGAGCGTCGCTGCGACCAAGGTCGCCCCTGAGGATGCACCGACTGTCCTCGAGGAGGCACACACCCGCCTCGACGAGGTCGTCAGCGCCCCGCAGACCTACCGACGCTGGGTCATCACGGTCGCGCTGTCCGGCATGGCAGGTGCCGTGGCCGTCCTGCTCGGTGGCTCGCTCGCCGTCACGGTCGTCGCAGCCGCCACGACCGCCGCGATCGACCGTGTCGTCTGGGCGCTCGGGAGACGAGGCCTGCCCCCGTTCTTCCTGCAGGTCTCCGGTGCGGGGATGGCGGCGCTCGTCGCCGTCGGGCTCTACCTCGCGGTGCCGCACCTGCCCATCGAACCCACGCTGCTCCCGCCCTCGCTCGTCGTCGCGTCCGGGATCGTCGTCCTGCTCGCCGGCCTGTCCCTCGTGGGCGCCGCAGAGGACGCGATCTCCGGCTTCCCCGTCACGGCTGCCGCACGGTCCTTCGAGGTGATCGTGCTCACCCTCGGCATCGTGGTGGGCATCATCGGTGTGCTCGACCTCGCACGCCGCCTCGGGGTCCCCCTCGTCCTGTTCGAGCCGCCGACGGCGACGTCGCACGTCGTCCTACGAGCCTGCGCCGCCGGGGTCGTCGCCCTCGGCTGGGCCGTCGCGTCGTACGCCCGGCCCCGCGCAGCCGTGGTCGCTGCCGGGATCGGGGCTCTCTCCTGGTGCGTCCTGACCGGGATGCAGGAGCTCGGTGCGGGTCAGGCAGTCGCCTCGGCCGTGGCGGCCCTGATGGTCGGTGTCCTGTCCGAGTGGGCGTCGCCTCGCCTCAAGGTGCAGTCGATCGTCACGTCCGTGTGCGGGATCGTGCCGCTCCTTCCCGGTCTCGCGATCTACCGCGGGCTCTTCGACATCGTGTCCAACACGTCGACCGGGATCATCCCCGGGTTCTCCGAGCTCTTCGGAGCGATCATGATCGGCCTCGCGATCGCCGGCGGCGTCACCCTCGGAGAGTTCCTGGGCGCCCCTCTGCGCCTGGGGACGAAGGGCGGCGGACGCACCCGCAGCGGTGCGATGCGCGGAGTCACCACACGCAACCTGCGCCAGCTCCGACGACGCGGGGCGAGCGTCGGTCGGCAGGCGGACAGGTAG
- a CDS encoding pilus assembly protein TadG-related protein, whose translation MSAVAARRRRPDPGSDDGQIMVLALGFTIVLLLLVTVIVSLTGIQLERKRLLDLADNLALEAADSIDESSIYGIEQPPGDASHAPLTDEGVRAAVAEYLAANPGVTAGLEAVTVVSATSPDGRTARIVLASRARPTLISPVTSLFSDGVVLTAESTARAWEP comes from the coding sequence GTGAGCGCGGTGGCGGCTCGGCGACGCAGGCCCGACCCGGGGTCCGACGACGGCCAGATCATGGTTCTCGCCCTGGGGTTCACGATCGTCCTGTTGCTGCTCGTCACGGTGATCGTGTCGCTCACCGGCATCCAGCTCGAGCGCAAGCGGCTATTGGACCTGGCTGACAACCTCGCCCTCGAGGCAGCGGACTCGATCGACGAGAGCTCGATCTACGGTATTGAGCAGCCCCCGGGCGACGCATCGCACGCGCCGCTCACGGACGAGGGCGTTCGCGCTGCGGTCGCCGAGTACCTGGCGGCAAACCCCGGAGTGACGGCCGGGCTCGAAGCAGTGACCGTCGTGTCCGCGACGTCGCCCGACGGCCGGACGGCGAGGATCGTCCTCGCCTCGCGAGCCAGACCGACGCTCATCAGCCCGGTGACGAGCCTCTTCTCCGACGGCGTCGTCCTCACCGCGGAGTCCACAGCACGCGCCTGGGAGCCGTAG
- a CDS encoding pilus assembly protein, with translation MTAIREVLRRSAASIRSHLTAATGTTGEEQDSGSALVEFLGAAVILLIPTLYLVVTLGRVQAATFASEGAAKEAGRAFSLAGSVADGSRRAEAAVGLALADQGFSSISPAGALTVSCSTVVCLEPGSDVTTTVRVDVTLPGLGGGADSWLPLSIPVSARIVTPVDEYKEAGE, from the coding sequence GTGACCGCGATCCGTGAGGTGCTGCGTCGCTCGGCGGCGAGCATCCGCTCCCACCTGACCGCAGCCACCGGGACGACCGGAGAAGAGCAGGACTCCGGCAGCGCGCTCGTCGAGTTCCTCGGCGCCGCGGTCATCCTCCTCATCCCGACGCTCTACCTCGTGGTGACCCTCGGCCGCGTCCAGGCCGCGACGTTCGCGAGCGAGGGCGCCGCCAAAGAGGCCGGGCGCGCGTTCTCTCTCGCGGGCTCCGTCGCCGACGGTTCCCGCCGGGCGGAGGCCGCGGTCGGGCTGGCGCTCGCGGACCAGGGCTTCTCGTCGATCAGCCCTGCCGGTGCCCTGACCGTCTCGTGCTCGACGGTCGTGTGCCTCGAACCAGGGTCGGACGTGACGACGACCGTGCGTGTCGACGTCACCCTTCCTGGTCTCGGAGGCGGCGCCGACTCGTGGCTACCGCTCTCGATCCCCGTCTCGGCGCGGATCGTCACTCCGGTCGACGAGTACAAGGAGGCGGGGGAGTGA